The following coding sequences are from one Fibrobacter sp. window:
- a CDS encoding nucleotidyltransferase domain-containing protein produces the protein MKSITNPVEIAKKAAESYKSLYGEDLISVILYGSAAGGDFDPERSDINLLIVLRSMDLELIAKSSDLQSKLYNQRINTPLFMNRQYIEKSLDSYPVEFLDMKGCYKVLYGEDVLYAVSPQNDHLRLQIERELKGKWLHLLQEFPHARKNRKSLLELISLSLRAYAPFFRSLLRLKGETVPHNRKELYKNIEKAFNISGEPLQRVADSNNVKDLPELEKLFSDYVKAIRAIIEVIDQ, from the coding sequence ATGAAAAGCATTACCAATCCCGTTGAGATTGCAAAGAAAGCAGCAGAATCATACAAGTCACTGTATGGTGAGGATCTGATATCGGTGATTCTTTACGGTAGTGCTGCAGGTGGGGATTTCGATCCCGAGAGATCGGATATCAATCTTCTGATTGTTCTCCGCTCCATGGACCTCGAGCTTATTGCAAAGTCATCCGATCTGCAGTCAAAGCTTTATAATCAGAGAATAAACACTCCCCTTTTCATGAACAGGCAATATATCGAAAAGTCACTTGACTCATATCCGGTCGAGTTTCTGGACATGAAAGGTTGTTATAAGGTGCTCTATGGTGAAGATGTTCTTTATGCTGTTTCTCCCCAGAATGATCATCTGAGACTACAGATAGAACGGGAATTAAAAGGAAAGTGGCTTCACCTGCTTCAGGAGTTTCCCCATGCGAGAAAAAACAGGAAAAGCCTGCTGGAACTGATATCACTTTCCCTAAGGGCTTATGCACCTTTTTTCAGGAGCCTGCTCAGATTAAAGGGAGAAACTGTTCCACACAATCGAAAAGAGCTTTATAAAAATATCGAAAAAGCTTTTAACATTTCCGGGGAACCGCTTCAGCGGGTCGCTGATTCTAACAATGTAAAGGATTTGCCGGAGCTGGAAAAGCTGTTTTCTGATTATGTCAAGGCAATTAGAGCTATTATTGAGGTGATTGATCAGTAA